The following are encoded together in the Bos taurus isolate L1 Dominette 01449 registration number 42190680 breed Hereford chromosome 10, ARS-UCD2.0, whole genome shotgun sequence genome:
- the TMCO5A gene encoding transmembrane and coiled-coil domain-containing protein 5A isoform 1 (isoform 1 is encoded by transcript variant 1) has product MEEQKEDQLDYESEKVEILRLAQSKKNINSLNMDLERDMQRIDEANQDLLVKIHKKEDEIQRLENEITQTRDLAEDEELEKENTTTMERERALQEMEEETARLERKNETLVHSIAELERQLTRKSQKATKCEQDNLKGTPEESKVKLQQLEASCADQEKELAKVIEDYAFVAQLCEDQALCIKKYQETLKKIQEELETRFLEREVSKVMCMISTSKEYNSQNNKDNSLQKKKAGFCKRIFQYFFFTTLFLIRLLGYLLFHISFINPDLFVNILPRILSRNVLWKLRCFLFPSLTLETEDMLPH; this is encoded by the exons ATGGAAGAACAAAAGGAAGATCAACTAGATTATGA GTCAGAGAAAGTGGAAATCTTAAGATTGGCCCAGTCAAAGAAGAACATTAACAGTTTGAATATGGACCTTGAAAGGGATATGCAGAGAATAGATGAAGCAAATCAGGACCTTCTTGTCAAAATCCACAAGAAAGAAGATGAGATTCAGAG GTTGGAAAATGAGATCACTCAGACCAGAGACCTGGCAGAGGATGAGGAGTTGGAGAAGGAGAACACCACCACGATGGAAAGGGAAAGAGCCttgcaggagatggaagaagaAACTGCCAGACTG GAAAGGAAGAATGAGACCCTGGTCCACAGCATAGCAGAACTTGAAAGACAG CTTACAAGGAAATCTCAAAAAGCAACAAAGTGTGAACAAGACAATCTAAAGGGAACCCCAGAAGAGTCAAAG GTTAAGTTACAACAACTGGAAGCCTCCTGTGCAGACCAAGAGAAGGAGCTGGCCAAG GTAATAGAAGACTATGCATTCGTGGCCCAGCTCTGTGAAGATCAAGCTCTCTGCATAAAG AAGTACCAGGAAACTTTGAAGAAAATACAAGAAGAACTAGAAACTCGGTTCCTTGAGAGAGAAGT GTCAAAAGTTATGTGCATGATCTCCACAAGCAAAGAGTATAACAGCCAAAATAACAAG GATAACTCTCTCCAAAAGAAGAAAGCAGGGTTCTGTAAAAG gatttttcaatatttctttttcactACCCTGTTTCTCATCAGACTGCTGGGCTACTTGTTGTTCCATATAAGCTTCATAAATCCAGATCTCTTTGTCAACATATTGCCCAGGATACTGAGCAGGAACGTCTTGTGGAAGCTAAGATGTTTCCTCTTTCCATCTCTCACGCTTGAGACAGAGGACATGTTGCCCCACTGA
- the TMCO5A gene encoding transmembrane and coiled-coil domain-containing protein 5A isoform X4 — translation MEEQKEDQLDYESEKVEILRLAQSKKNINSLNMDLERDMQRIDEANQDLLVKIHKKEDEIQRLENEITQTRDLAEDEELEKENTTTMERERALQEMEEETARLERKNETLVHSIAELERQLTRKSQKATKCEQDNLKGTPEESKVKLQQLEASCADQEKELAKVIEDYAFVAQLCEDQALCIKKYQETLKKIQEELETRFLEREVSKVMCMISTSKEYNSQNNKDNSLQKKKAGFCKR, via the exons ATGGAAGAACAAAAGGAAGATCAACTAGATTATGA GTCAGAGAAAGTGGAAATCTTAAGATTGGCCCAGTCAAAGAAGAACATTAACAGTTTGAATATGGACCTTGAAAGGGATATGCAGAGAATAGATGAAGCAAATCAGGACCTTCTTGTCAAAATCCACAAGAAAGAAGATGAGATTCAGAG GTTGGAAAATGAGATCACTCAGACCAGAGACCTGGCAGAGGATGAGGAGTTGGAGAAGGAGAACACCACCACGATGGAAAGGGAAAGAGCCttgcaggagatggaagaagaAACTGCCAGACTG GAAAGGAAGAATGAGACCCTGGTCCACAGCATAGCAGAACTTGAAAGACAG CTTACAAGGAAATCTCAAAAAGCAACAAAGTGTGAACAAGACAATCTAAAGGGAACCCCAGAAGAGTCAAAG GTTAAGTTACAACAACTGGAAGCCTCCTGTGCAGACCAAGAGAAGGAGCTGGCCAAG GTAATAGAAGACTATGCATTCGTGGCCCAGCTCTGTGAAGATCAAGCTCTCTGCATAAAG AAGTACCAGGAAACTTTGAAGAAAATACAAGAAGAACTAGAAACTCGGTTCCTTGAGAGAGAAGT GTCAAAAGTTATGTGCATGATCTCCACAAGCAAAGAGTATAACAGCCAAAATAACAAG GATAACTCTCTCCAAAAGAAGAAAGCAGGGTTCTGTAAAAG GTGA
- the TMCO5A gene encoding transmembrane and coiled-coil domain-containing protein 5A isoform X3, which yields MIYRSEKVEILRLAQSKKNINSLNMDLERDMQRIDEANQDLLVKIHKKEDEIQRLENEITQTRDLAEDEELEKENTTTMERERALQEMEEETARLERKNETLVHSIAELERQLTRKSQKATKCEQDNLKGTPEESKVKLQQLEASCADQEKELAKVIEDYAFVAQLCEDQALCIKKYQETLKKIQEELETRFLEREVSKVMCMISTSKEYNSQNNKDNSLQKKKAGFCKRIFQYFFFTTLFLIRLLGYLLFHISFINPDLFVNILPRILSRNVLWKLRCFLFPSLTLETEDMLPH from the exons ATGA TCTATAGGTCAGAGAAAGTGGAAATCTTAAGATTGGCCCAGTCAAAGAAGAACATTAACAGTTTGAATATGGACCTTGAAAGGGATATGCAGAGAATAGATGAAGCAAATCAGGACCTTCTTGTCAAAATCCACAAGAAAGAAGATGAGATTCAGAG GTTGGAAAATGAGATCACTCAGACCAGAGACCTGGCAGAGGATGAGGAGTTGGAGAAGGAGAACACCACCACGATGGAAAGGGAAAGAGCCttgcaggagatggaagaagaAACTGCCAGACTG GAAAGGAAGAATGAGACCCTGGTCCACAGCATAGCAGAACTTGAAAGACAG CTTACAAGGAAATCTCAAAAAGCAACAAAGTGTGAACAAGACAATCTAAAGGGAACCCCAGAAGAGTCAAAG GTTAAGTTACAACAACTGGAAGCCTCCTGTGCAGACCAAGAGAAGGAGCTGGCCAAG GTAATAGAAGACTATGCATTCGTGGCCCAGCTCTGTGAAGATCAAGCTCTCTGCATAAAG AAGTACCAGGAAACTTTGAAGAAAATACAAGAAGAACTAGAAACTCGGTTCCTTGAGAGAGAAGT GTCAAAAGTTATGTGCATGATCTCCACAAGCAAAGAGTATAACAGCCAAAATAACAAG GATAACTCTCTCCAAAAGAAGAAAGCAGGGTTCTGTAAAAG gatttttcaatatttctttttcactACCCTGTTTCTCATCAGACTGCTGGGCTACTTGTTGTTCCATATAAGCTTCATAAATCCAGATCTCTTTGTCAACATATTGCCCAGGATACTGAGCAGGAACGTCTTGTGGAAGCTAAGATGTTTCCTCTTTCCATCTCTCACGCTTGAGACAGAGGACATGTTGCCCCACTGA
- the TMCO5A gene encoding transmembrane and coiled-coil domain-containing protein 5A isoform X2, whose protein sequence is MQGPRSEKVEILRLAQSKKNINSLNMDLERDMQRIDEANQDLLVKIHKKEDEIQRLENEITQTRDLAEDEELEKENTTTMERERALQEMEEETARLERKNETLVHSIAELERQLTRKSQKATKCEQDNLKGTPEESKVKLQQLEASCADQEKELAKVIEDYAFVAQLCEDQALCIKKYQETLKKIQEELETRFLEREVSKVMCMISTSKEYNSQNNKDNSLQKKKAGFCKRIFQYFFFTTLFLIRLLGYLLFHISFINPDLFVNILPRILSRNVLWKLRCFLFPSLTLETEDMLPH, encoded by the exons ATGCAAGGACCAAG GTCAGAGAAAGTGGAAATCTTAAGATTGGCCCAGTCAAAGAAGAACATTAACAGTTTGAATATGGACCTTGAAAGGGATATGCAGAGAATAGATGAAGCAAATCAGGACCTTCTTGTCAAAATCCACAAGAAAGAAGATGAGATTCAGAG GTTGGAAAATGAGATCACTCAGACCAGAGACCTGGCAGAGGATGAGGAGTTGGAGAAGGAGAACACCACCACGATGGAAAGGGAAAGAGCCttgcaggagatggaagaagaAACTGCCAGACTG GAAAGGAAGAATGAGACCCTGGTCCACAGCATAGCAGAACTTGAAAGACAG CTTACAAGGAAATCTCAAAAAGCAACAAAGTGTGAACAAGACAATCTAAAGGGAACCCCAGAAGAGTCAAAG GTTAAGTTACAACAACTGGAAGCCTCCTGTGCAGACCAAGAGAAGGAGCTGGCCAAG GTAATAGAAGACTATGCATTCGTGGCCCAGCTCTGTGAAGATCAAGCTCTCTGCATAAAG AAGTACCAGGAAACTTTGAAGAAAATACAAGAAGAACTAGAAACTCGGTTCCTTGAGAGAGAAGT GTCAAAAGTTATGTGCATGATCTCCACAAGCAAAGAGTATAACAGCCAAAATAACAAG GATAACTCTCTCCAAAAGAAGAAAGCAGGGTTCTGTAAAAG gatttttcaatatttctttttcactACCCTGTTTCTCATCAGACTGCTGGGCTACTTGTTGTTCCATATAAGCTTCATAAATCCAGATCTCTTTGTCAACATATTGCCCAGGATACTGAGCAGGAACGTCTTGTGGAAGCTAAGATGTTTCCTCTTTCCATCTCTCACGCTTGAGACAGAGGACATGTTGCCCCACTGA
- the TMCO5A gene encoding transmembrane and coiled-coil domain-containing protein 5A isoform 2 (isoform 2 is encoded by transcript variant 2; The RefSeq protein has 1 substitution compared to this genomic sequence), with product MQGPRSEKVEILRLAQSKKNINSLNMDLERDMQRIDEANQDLLVKIHKKEDEIQRLENGITQTRDLAEDEELEKENTTTMERERALQEMEEETARLERKNETLVHSIAELERQLTRKSQKATKCEQDNLKGTPEESKVKLQQLEASCADQEKELAKVIEDYAFVAQLCEDQALCIKKYQETLKKIQEELETRFLEREVMKRKRPKLHKASN from the exons ATGCAAGGACCAAG GTCAGAGAAAGTGGAAATCTTAAGATTGGCCCAGTCAAAGAAGAACATTAACAGTTTGAATATGGACCTTGAAAGGGATATGCAGAGAATAGATGAAGCAAATCAGGACCTTCTTGTCAAAATCCACAAGAAAGAAGATGAGATTCAGAG GTTGGAAAATGAGATCACTCAGACCAGAGACCTGGCAGAGGATGAGGAGTTGGAGAAGGAGAACACCACCACGATGGAAAGGGAAAGAGCCttgcaggagatggaagaagaAACTGCCAGACTG GAAAGGAAGAATGAGACCCTGGTCCACAGCATAGCAGAACTTGAAAGACAG CTTACAAGGAAATCTCAAAAAGCAACAAAGTGTGAACAAGACAATCTAAAGGGAACCCCAGAAGAGTCAAAG GTTAAGTTACAACAACTGGAAGCCTCCTGTGCAGACCAAGAGAAGGAGCTGGCCAAG GTAATAGAAGACTATGCATTCGTGGCCCAGCTCTGTGAAGATCAAGCTCTCTGCATAAAG AAGTACCAGGAAACTTTGAAGAAAATACAAGAAGAACTAGAAACTCGGTTCCTTGAGAGAGAAGT GATGAAGAGAAAGAGACCCAAACTGCATAAAGCCTCTAACTAA